In a single window of the Limnochorda sp. L945t genome:
- a CDS encoding sugar ABC transporter ATP-binding protein — MRWLPGVDEAVRGGGHVTANGKSILRASGICKSYGGIRALQDVDFELLPGEVHALVGENGAGKSTLIKILSGVVRPDAGRIEWEGRPVEIPDPSAAQRLGVATVYQDPLLFPDLSVLDNMFAGREVLTRAGNVDRRKEREMAVRAFGDLEVGLSEALLERPMRSLSLAHKQLVLIAKALIHQARVLIFDEPTAILSDQEADRLFAVIRGLRRRQVGIVYISHRLEEIFQLADRVTVMRDGRVRGTFPVGQVTEESIIELMAGRELHRQAPDGAPAGGPVVLRVRGLSRPGLFEGIAFEARAGEVLGFFGLVGSGRSEVMQEIVGVSALAVAGRIEVDGRPVRPRSPAEAMRLGIAYVPEDRKGQGLFGVLPVRYNLSVAILKSLARFGLFVDRSKEAEASRRFVADLNIRIPGLSAPVLSLSGGNQQKVVLARWLAVRPRVLILDEPTRGIDVASKEEIHQRIRALARGGVAVVVISSELPEILKLADRIVVMHEGRISGTFDRREASEELVLAAAMGRAAAVQPA, encoded by the coding sequence TTGCGCTGGCTCCCTGGCGTCGACGAGGCAGTACGAGGAGGCGGCCACGTGACGGCCAACGGCAAATCGATCCTCCGGGCGTCGGGCATCTGCAAGAGCTACGGCGGCATCCGGGCGCTCCAGGACGTCGACTTCGAGCTCTTGCCCGGAGAGGTACACGCGCTGGTCGGCGAAAACGGGGCCGGCAAGTCCACGCTGATCAAGATCCTGTCGGGCGTCGTGCGGCCGGACGCCGGCCGCATCGAGTGGGAGGGCCGGCCTGTCGAAATCCCCGACCCGAGCGCGGCCCAGCGCCTCGGGGTGGCGACCGTGTACCAGGATCCGCTGCTGTTTCCTGACCTGTCGGTGCTCGACAACATGTTCGCGGGCCGGGAGGTCCTCACCCGCGCCGGCAACGTCGACCGCCGCAAGGAGCGGGAGATGGCCGTCCGGGCGTTCGGCGACCTGGAGGTGGGCCTGTCGGAGGCACTCTTGGAACGTCCCATGCGCTCGCTGAGCCTGGCGCACAAGCAGCTCGTGCTCATCGCCAAGGCCCTCATCCACCAGGCCCGGGTGCTGATCTTCGACGAACCGACGGCCATCCTGAGCGACCAGGAGGCGGACCGCCTGTTTGCCGTCATCCGGGGGCTGCGCCGGCGCCAGGTGGGCATCGTCTACATCAGCCACCGGCTCGAGGAGATCTTCCAGCTGGCCGACCGGGTGACGGTGATGCGGGACGGGCGGGTGCGGGGGACGTTCCCCGTCGGGCAGGTGACGGAGGAGTCCATCATCGAGCTCATGGCGGGGAGGGAGCTGCACCGGCAGGCGCCGGACGGCGCTCCCGCGGGCGGGCCCGTCGTCTTGCGGGTGCGAGGCCTGAGCCGCCCCGGGCTTTTCGAGGGGATCGCCTTCGAAGCGAGGGCGGGCGAAGTGCTCGGATTCTTCGGACTCGTCGGATCGGGCCGGAGCGAAGTGATGCAGGAGATCGTGGGCGTGAGCGCTCTGGCCGTGGCAGGCCGCATCGAGGTCGACGGCCGTCCCGTGCGGCCCCGGTCGCCCGCCGAGGCCATGCGGCTCGGGATCGCCTACGTGCCCGAGGATCGCAAGGGTCAGGGCCTGTTCGGCGTGCTGCCCGTCCGCTACAACCTGAGCGTGGCCATCCTCAAGAGCCTCGCCCGCTTCGGGCTTTTCGTCGACCGCTCGAAGGAGGCCGAGGCGAGCCGGCGGTTCGTTGCCGATCTCAACATCCGCATCCCCGGCCTGAGCGCGCCCGTCCTCTCCCTCTCCGGGGGCAACCAGCAAAAGGTGGTGCTGGCCCGGTGGCTCGCGGTACGGCCGCGGGTGCTCATCCTCGACGAGCCCACCCGGGGTATCGACGTCGCTTCGAAAGAGGAAATCCACCAGCGTATCCGGGCCCTGGCCCGGGGAGGGGTGGCCGTCGTCGTCATCTCCTCCGAGCTCCCGGAGATCCTGAAGCTCGCCGACCGCATCGTCGTCATGCACGAAGGACGCATCAGCGGCACGTTCGACCGGCGGGAGGCGAGCGAGGAGCTGGTGCTCGCCGCCGCCATGGGGCGGGCGGCCGCGGTGCAGCCCGCATGA
- a CDS encoding ABC transporter permease, which translates to MIGSSPAPAAPGAAAAPRVAVVRALLAERVWLLVLLIVLTLIVQGAIVPGFLNGYNLLNTLQYGVEIGLLAIAETLVIISGGGGIDLSVGSQVSLASIVLGVLVIRLHQDLWLSVAAVMLLGLLMGAVNGGMVAYVGIPPLLATLGTMYVYSSLALVLTGGIPVSGFPPEFFGIGQGTAVGIPNQVLWIFLPVVVLLGLLAHRSVLGRHLFGVGANETAARFAGIDVRAVRFWVYVVAGFLAALGAVIMTSRVATAKPDAGLGYELRAITVAVLGGTDIFGGRGSVAGTVMAILLITLLSNGLDLAMVHPIWQVGMLGAVLIAGVLLNNWTAARQR; encoded by the coding sequence ATGATCGGCTCTTCGCCGGCCCCGGCGGCGCCGGGTGCGGCGGCTGCTCCCAGGGTGGCCGTGGTGCGGGCGCTGCTCGCGGAGCGGGTGTGGCTGCTGGTGCTGCTCATCGTGCTGACGCTGATCGTGCAGGGCGCCATCGTGCCCGGCTTCCTCAACGGCTACAACCTGCTCAACACGCTGCAGTACGGGGTGGAGATCGGGCTGCTCGCCATCGCCGAGACGCTCGTCATCATCTCGGGCGGGGGCGGCATCGACCTCTCGGTCGGATCCCAGGTCAGCCTGGCCAGCATCGTGCTGGGCGTGCTCGTCATCCGGCTGCACCAGGACCTGTGGCTGTCCGTGGCGGCCGTGATGCTGCTGGGACTGTTGATGGGCGCCGTCAACGGCGGCATGGTGGCGTACGTGGGTATCCCGCCGCTCCTGGCCACCCTCGGCACCATGTACGTGTACAGCTCCCTGGCCCTGGTGCTCACGGGTGGCATCCCGGTGTCGGGTTTCCCGCCGGAGTTTTTCGGGATCGGCCAGGGCACCGCTGTGGGCATCCCCAACCAGGTGCTCTGGATCTTCCTGCCGGTGGTCGTCTTGCTCGGGCTGCTCGCCCACCGGTCGGTGCTGGGTCGTCACCTCTTCGGCGTCGGCGCCAACGAGACGGCGGCGCGATTTGCCGGGATCGACGTCCGGGCGGTACGGTTCTGGGTGTACGTGGTGGCGGGCTTCCTGGCGGCGCTCGGAGCGGTCATCATGACTTCGCGGGTGGCGACGGCCAAACCGGACGCCGGGCTCGGGTACGAGCTGCGGGCCATCACGGTCGCGGTGCTGGGAGGCACCGACATTTTCGGGGGCCGCGGCAGCGTGGCCGGCACCGTGATGGCCATTTTGCTCATCACGCTGCTCTCCAACGGGCTCGACCTGGCCATGGTGCATCCCATCTGGCAGGTCGGCATGCTGGGTGCGGTGCTCATCGCCGGTGTGCTGCTCAACAACTGGACGGCGGCCCGGCAGCGGTGA
- a CDS encoding ABC transporter permease — MRTLSPAQVAAPAHGSPAAARGLRRAAASTEFTILVVLVAISAVLAWMRPQFLAWGNVQNLLLQVASVAIPAMGMTLVIITAGIDVSVGGILGVSAVLMGQAALMGFHPLVLVLVGLAAGAALGAVNGALVTAGSFPPIIATLATMNLLRALIFGLLGGKWIAGIPYEVRQFALGRWLGIPYPFWVVLGLVAVLTYVLSLRPEGRHLYAVGGNAEAATVAGIRVRRILFAVYALNGMLAGLAGFVFMGRGGLVQTNAGSGLELQAIAATVLGGTSILGGKGTAVGTLLGAFLVSVVRNGLILLNIPALWEGAIIGGLVVAAVVADVMRRGGIHG; from the coding sequence ATGCGTACTCTCAGCCCGGCTCAAGTGGCGGCACCTGCTCACGGCTCGCCGGCGGCAGCTCGGGGGCTGCGGCGGGCCGCGGCTTCGACGGAGTTCACCATCCTGGTGGTGCTGGTGGCCATCAGCGCCGTGCTCGCCTGGATGCGGCCTCAGTTCCTTGCGTGGGGCAACGTGCAAAACCTGTTGCTGCAGGTGGCGAGCGTGGCCATCCCGGCGATGGGCATGACGCTCGTCATCATCACGGCCGGGATCGACGTGAGCGTCGGGGGGATCCTGGGCGTCTCCGCCGTGTTGATGGGGCAGGCGGCCCTGATGGGATTCCACCCCCTCGTGCTGGTGCTCGTCGGCCTGGCGGCCGGTGCGGCGCTCGGCGCCGTCAACGGGGCCCTGGTGACGGCTGGTTCGTTTCCTCCCATCATCGCGACCCTGGCCACGATGAACCTCCTGCGCGCCCTCATCTTCGGCCTCCTGGGCGGCAAGTGGATTGCCGGCATCCCGTACGAGGTGCGCCAGTTCGCCCTGGGGCGATGGCTGGGCATCCCATACCCGTTCTGGGTCGTGCTGGGCTTGGTGGCGGTGCTGACTTACGTCCTCAGCCTGCGGCCCGAGGGCCGTCACCTGTATGCGGTGGGGGGTAACGCCGAGGCGGCCACGGTGGCCGGCATCCGGGTGCGGCGGATCCTCTTCGCCGTGTACGCGCTCAACGGGATGCTGGCGGGTCTGGCGGGCTTCGTCTTCATGGGACGGGGCGGCCTCGTGCAGACCAACGCCGGCTCCGGCCTCGAGCTGCAGGCCATCGCTGCGACCGTGCTGGGCGGCACCAGCATCCTGGGCGGGAAGGGGACCGCGGTGGGGACGCTTCTGGGAGCTTTTCTCGTGAGCGTGGTGCGTAACGGCCTCATCCTGCTCAACATCCCGGCCCTGTGGGAGGGCGCCATCATCGGAGGCCTCGTGGTGGCTGCCGTGGTGGCCGACGTGATGCGCCGAGGGGGGATCCACGGATGA
- a CDS encoding aldo/keto reductase, translating into MERRPFGRTGERLSIIGFGGILVDGVTPEQAASLVAEAVDRGINYFDVAPSYGNAQERLGPALRPYRDKVFLACKTLERKRDGARRELEESLRLLQTDRIDLYQLHAMTTGEDFEQAMGPGGALEAIVEAREQGLVRYIGFSAHSEQVALRLLDAFAFDSVLFPVNWVSYLVAGFGKAIMERAEQVGAARLALKALARARLAPGQPRVMEKCWYEPITDREEAAVALRFTLSQPVTAAIPPGEVQLWRWALDTADHFTPVSEDERDRLYRRAEGLVPLFPLPA; encoded by the coding sequence ATGGAGCGCAGACCGTTCGGCCGTACGGGTGAAAGGCTTTCCATCATCGGCTTCGGCGGCATCCTGGTGGACGGGGTGACGCCCGAGCAGGCCGCCTCCCTGGTGGCAGAGGCGGTCGACCGGGGCATCAACTACTTCGACGTGGCCCCGAGCTACGGCAACGCCCAGGAGCGGTTGGGGCCGGCGCTGAGGCCCTACCGGGACAAGGTCTTCCTCGCGTGCAAGACGCTCGAGCGCAAGCGCGACGGAGCGCGCCGAGAGCTGGAGGAGTCGCTGCGCCTGCTCCAGACGGACCGCATCGATCTCTACCAGTTGCACGCCATGACCACCGGCGAGGACTTCGAGCAGGCCATGGGGCCGGGGGGCGCGCTCGAGGCCATCGTCGAGGCTCGCGAGCAGGGCCTCGTGCGGTACATCGGCTTTTCGGCTCACTCGGAGCAGGTCGCGCTGCGCCTGCTGGACGCCTTCGCGTTCGACAGCGTGCTCTTCCCGGTCAACTGGGTGAGCTACCTGGTGGCCGGCTTCGGGAAGGCCATCATGGAGAGAGCCGAGCAGGTAGGAGCCGCCCGGTTGGCGCTGAAGGCGCTGGCCCGGGCGCGGCTTGCCCCGGGGCAGCCCCGGGTCATGGAGAAGTGCTGGTACGAGCCCATCACCGACCGGGAAGAGGCAGCTGTTGCCCTGCGCTTCACGCTGTCGCAGCCGGTGACCGCGGCCATCCCGCCGGGTGAGGTCCAGCTCTGGCGGTGGGCACTGGACACGGCAGACCACTTCACCCCGGTGAGCGAGGATGAACGTGATCGACTTTACCGGCGAGCCGAAGGACTCGTCCCTCTCTTCCCCCTCCCGGCGTAG
- a CDS encoding autoinducer 2 ABC transporter substrate-binding protein, whose protein sequence is MRRWLVVLVAALVVAALLAAPVAAKTLRIAFVPKLVGIPYFNAMEKGGKQAAKDLGVEFIYTGPTSDDPARQVEIIDNLITRGVDVIAVAPNDPGSIGPILEKAKSRGIVVMTSDTDAPNTVRQLFVNQALQDEIGYAVMDSLAKDMNYEGKFAIVSCGPTAWNLNTWILYEQQRLSKYPKMELVTIRYAGEDIQRAVEVGLDLMTAFPDLKGLIGQCSTSGPGVAEAVTQAGKIGQVVATGVSVPSLMRPYVKNGAVKHFVLWDPVKLGYLTVWAGKQLAEGKKLQPEMDVPNVGKVKYLADQKMLVLGPPTVFDINNVDNYDF, encoded by the coding sequence ATGCGACGCTGGCTGGTTGTGCTGGTAGCAGCGCTTGTCGTGGCGGCGCTCCTGGCCGCTCCGGTAGCCGCGAAGACCCTTCGCATCGCCTTCGTGCCGAAGCTGGTAGGTATCCCGTACTTCAACGCGATGGAGAAGGGCGGCAAGCAGGCGGCCAAGGACCTGGGCGTCGAGTTCATTTACACGGGGCCGACCTCGGACGACCCGGCCCGCCAGGTGGAGATCATCGATAACCTCATCACCCGTGGCGTCGACGTCATCGCCGTCGCCCCCAACGACCCGGGCTCCATCGGGCCCATCCTGGAGAAGGCCAAGAGCCGCGGCATCGTGGTCATGACCTCCGACACGGACGCTCCCAACACGGTACGCCAGCTCTTCGTCAACCAGGCGCTGCAAGACGAGATCGGGTATGCGGTCATGGACAGCCTGGCCAAGGACATGAACTACGAGGGCAAGTTCGCCATCGTCTCCTGCGGCCCCACCGCGTGGAACCTCAACACCTGGATCCTCTACGAGCAGCAGCGCCTCTCCAAGTACCCCAAGATGGAGCTGGTGACCATCCGGTACGCCGGGGAGGACATCCAGCGGGCCGTGGAGGTCGGGCTTGACCTCATGACCGCCTTCCCCGACCTCAAGGGGCTCATCGGGCAGTGCAGCACGTCGGGCCCCGGGGTGGCCGAGGCCGTGACCCAGGCGGGGAAGATCGGGCAGGTCGTGGCGACGGGGGTCAGCGTGCCGTCGCTCATGCGCCCGTACGTGAAGAACGGGGCCGTGAAGCACTTCGTGCTGTGGGATCCCGTCAAGCTCGGGTACCTCACCGTCTGGGCAGGCAAGCAGCTGGCGGAGGGCAAGAAGCTGCAGCCGGAGATGGACGTGCCCAACGTCGGCAAGGTGAAGTACCTGGCGGACCAGAAGATGCTCGTGCTGGGGCCGCCGACGGTGTTCGACATCAACAACGTGGACAACTACGACTTCTGA
- a CDS encoding rhamnulokinase gives MSGGKDRTLCLVAFDLGAENGRAVLGRFDGRRLELEEVYRFANEPVAASGRLYWDVLRLFLEIERGLVAARRAAGGPLQSLAIDTWGVSFALFDQKGELAGHPYHYRDRYVEGIMEKAFAVVPARTLFEWTGIQLMPINTLYLLLSMKLEQSAQLASARHLLMMPAALSYLLSGEMVDEFTIASTSQMVDPHTRTWSGKVLDAFGFPRDLFGSVLQPGTLVGRLTPEIAQELGVEPVPVALTAGHDTASAVVAVPAAPSEGTGRTWAFISSGTWSLVGLELSRPVISDAAFQGNLSNEGGAFGTFRFLKNVMGLWLLQECRRRWAREGADVSYDQLVREAAAAPPRRCFIDPDDPGFLRPGDLVSGIREFCARTGQPAPESRGEVARTILESLALKYRWVVEQLERAAGVAIDRIHVVGGGSRNELLCQLTADVTGRPVVAGPAEATAAGNLLVQAVALRELSGLEELRSVVRTSFRTRLYEPAAGGGWEDAYRRFLSAVMGEPVREKPGSL, from the coding sequence GTGAGCGGCGGGAAGGATCGCACGCTTTGCCTGGTCGCGTTCGACCTGGGCGCCGAAAACGGCCGGGCCGTCCTGGGGCGGTTCGACGGGCGGCGGCTCGAGCTCGAAGAGGTCTACCGCTTCGCCAACGAGCCGGTGGCAGCTTCGGGGCGGTTGTACTGGGACGTGCTGCGGCTGTTCCTGGAGATCGAGCGAGGGCTGGTGGCGGCGCGGCGGGCCGCGGGGGGCCCCCTGCAGTCGCTGGCGATCGATACGTGGGGGGTGAGCTTCGCGCTCTTCGACCAGAAGGGCGAGCTGGCGGGCCACCCATACCACTACCGGGACCGCTACGTCGAGGGCATCATGGAGAAGGCGTTTGCCGTGGTGCCCGCGCGCACCCTCTTCGAGTGGACCGGCATCCAGCTCATGCCGATCAACACCCTCTACTTGCTTCTTTCGATGAAGCTGGAGCAATCGGCGCAGCTCGCCTCGGCCCGGCACCTGCTCATGATGCCGGCGGCCCTTTCGTACCTCTTGAGCGGGGAGATGGTGGACGAATTCACCATCGCGAGCACGTCCCAGATGGTGGATCCTCACACCCGGACCTGGTCCGGCAAGGTGCTGGACGCCTTCGGGTTTCCCCGGGACCTCTTTGGAAGCGTTCTCCAGCCCGGGACCCTCGTGGGGAGGCTCACGCCGGAGATCGCGCAAGAGCTCGGAGTAGAGCCGGTTCCCGTGGCTCTCACGGCCGGGCACGATACCGCCAGCGCCGTGGTGGCCGTGCCGGCCGCACCCTCCGAGGGCACCGGGCGCACGTGGGCGTTCATCAGTTCCGGTACGTGGTCGCTCGTAGGACTGGAGCTTTCCCGGCCGGTCATCTCCGATGCCGCTTTCCAGGGCAACCTGTCCAACGAAGGCGGGGCGTTCGGGACCTTTCGCTTCCTCAAGAACGTCATGGGCCTGTGGCTGTTGCAGGAGTGCCGGCGCCGGTGGGCGCGAGAGGGTGCGGACGTCTCCTATGACCAGCTGGTGAGGGAGGCGGCTGCCGCACCGCCCCGGCGCTGCTTCATCGATCCGGACGACCCGGGCTTCCTGCGGCCCGGGGACCTGGTCTCGGGGATCCGGGAGTTTTGCGCCCGCACGGGCCAGCCGGCGCCCGAGAGCCGGGGCGAGGTGGCCCGCACCATTCTCGAGAGCCTCGCCCTCAAGTACCGGTGGGTCGTCGAGCAGCTGGAACGGGCGGCGGGCGTCGCCATCGACCGCATCCACGTGGTGGGAGGGGGCTCCCGCAACGAGCTCTTGTGCCAGCTGACGGCCGACGTGACCGGCAGGCCGGTGGTGGCGGGGCCGGCGGAGGCGACCGCGGCCGGCAACCTGCTGGTGCAGGCCGTCGCTCTCCGGGAGCTCTCCGGACTGGAGGAGCTCCGGAGCGTGGTGCGCACGTCGTTTCGGACCCGGCTGTACGAGCCGGCCGCGGGCGGCGGGTGGGAGGACGCGTACCGTCGCTTCCTGTCGGCCGTAATGGGGGAGCCGGTTCGAGAGAAGCCCGGTAGCCTGTAG
- the rhaD gene encoding bifunctional rhamnulose-1-phosphate aldolase/short-chain dehydrogenase, whose product MPVIASRWSDHETASLSDLELLVYRSRLLGAERAIVNWKGGNTSSKLPGTDVAGRPLTVLWVKGSGSDLATIREEAFTPLRLEDVLLLENRDAMSDEEMVEYLTRCVLLPGAPRPSIETIMHAFIPYPHVDHTHPDAVLAFCNTEDGERLAREAFGDRIAWVAYRRPGFSLAKEVLQAVRRGGDRLRGVFLARHGLVTWGRTHREAYDNTLAIVNDAYAFVRERAKAPVSFGGARIRAMDEAARRRLLGRLMPVARGVMSERRRVVLHYDDSPAVMEFAGSYEGRELSQVGSACPDHLVHTKHLPLWVEWDPGKETEEALLARLRSGLAEYKAAYQAYQARFRRPGDPDGDPYPRIVLIPGIGLIATGKEKAEARQAAGLYHRAIETMRGASALGRFVSLSPEQAYDVEYWPLELYKLTLAPPERELSRHVALITGAAGGIGRATADLLAAQGAHVVLTDIDEARLHEAASALRERHGPDRVLAEPADVSDEAAVRRVFEAATVAYGGMDVVVASAGLAYSAPVEETPLEEWERIFGVLARGYFLVAREAFRVMKAQGLGGSIVFITSKNALLAGKGAAAYNAAKAAEQHLARSLAEEGGAYGIRVNSVAPDAVLEGSHIWSSEWREARAAAYGIRPEELPEYYRQRTTLKVNVRPEDVAQAVLFLASARSSRTTGCTITVDGGVAGAYVR is encoded by the coding sequence ATGCCGGTCATCGCCAGCCGATGGAGCGATCACGAGACAGCCTCCCTCTCCGACCTGGAGCTTCTGGTCTACCGATCCCGCCTGCTCGGAGCCGAGCGGGCCATCGTCAACTGGAAGGGTGGCAACACGTCGTCCAAGCTGCCCGGCACGGACGTGGCCGGGCGCCCGCTCACGGTACTGTGGGTGAAGGGCAGCGGCTCGGACCTGGCGACCATACGGGAGGAGGCCTTCACCCCCCTGCGGCTGGAGGACGTGCTGCTGCTCGAAAACCGGGACGCCATGAGCGACGAGGAGATGGTGGAGTACCTCACCCGCTGCGTGCTGCTGCCCGGAGCGCCGCGCCCCTCGATCGAGACCATCATGCACGCTTTCATCCCTTATCCTCACGTGGACCACACCCACCCGGACGCGGTGCTCGCCTTCTGCAACACCGAGGACGGCGAGCGGCTGGCGCGGGAGGCGTTCGGCGACCGCATCGCCTGGGTGGCGTATCGCCGCCCGGGTTTCTCGCTGGCCAAGGAGGTCCTGCAGGCGGTTCGCAGAGGAGGAGACCGGCTCCGGGGTGTCTTCCTGGCCCGCCACGGCCTGGTGACCTGGGGGCGGACCCACCGGGAGGCGTACGACAACACCCTGGCCATCGTCAACGACGCCTACGCCTTCGTCCGGGAGCGGGCAAAGGCACCGGTCTCGTTCGGCGGCGCCCGGATCCGGGCCATGGACGAGGCAGCGCGCAGGCGGCTGCTCGGCCGGCTCATGCCCGTGGCAAGGGGCGTGATGAGCGAGCGACGGAGGGTCGTCCTCCACTACGACGACTCGCCGGCGGTCATGGAGTTCGCCGGCTCGTACGAGGGCCGGGAGCTTTCCCAGGTCGGTTCGGCCTGCCCCGACCACCTGGTGCATACGAAGCACCTGCCGCTCTGGGTGGAGTGGGACCCGGGCAAGGAGACCGAGGAGGCGCTCCTCGCGCGCCTTCGGAGCGGCCTCGCGGAGTACAAGGCGGCCTACCAGGCCTATCAGGCACGTTTTCGGAGGCCCGGCGATCCGGACGGAGACCCGTACCCCCGCATCGTGCTCATTCCGGGGATCGGGCTCATCGCGACGGGCAAGGAGAAGGCCGAGGCGCGCCAGGCCGCCGGCCTCTACCACCGGGCGATCGAGACCATGCGCGGCGCATCGGCGCTCGGGCGCTTCGTCTCCTTGAGCCCCGAGCAGGCGTACGACGTCGAGTACTGGCCGCTCGAGCTCTACAAGCTGACGCTGGCGCCCCCCGAGCGGGAACTGTCCCGCCACGTGGCGCTGATCACGGGGGCGGCAGGAGGCATCGGCCGGGCCACGGCCGACCTCCTGGCGGCCCAGGGGGCGCACGTCGTGCTCACCGACATCGACGAAGCCCGCCTGCACGAGGCGGCCTCCGCCTTGCGGGAGCGGCACGGGCCCGACCGGGTGCTGGCCGAGCCGGCGGACGTCTCCGACGAGGCGGCGGTGCGGCGGGTGTTCGAGGCGGCGACCGTGGCGTACGGCGGGATGGACGTCGTGGTGGCCTCGGCCGGGCTCGCCTACTCCGCGCCCGTGGAAGAGACGCCGCTCGAGGAGTGGGAGCGGATCTTCGGCGTGCTGGCCAGGGGTTACTTCCTCGTGGCCCGGGAAGCCTTCCGGGTCATGAAGGCGCAGGGGCTCGGGGGCAGTATCGTCTTCATCACCTCCAAAAACGCCCTGCTGGCCGGCAAGGGGGCCGCCGCGTACAACGCGGCCAAGGCGGCCGAGCAGCACCTGGCGCGCTCCCTGGCGGAGGAGGGCGGCGCGTACGGCATCCGGGTCAACTCCGTGGCGCCGGACGCGGTGCTCGAAGGGTCCCACATCTGGTCCTCGGAGTGGCGGGAGGCACGGGCGGCTGCCTACGGCATCCGCCCCGAGGAGCTACCCGAGTACTATCGCCAGCGGACCACGTTGAAGGTCAACGTCCGGCCCGAGGACGTGGCGCAGGCGGTGCTCTTCCTGGCCTCCGCCCGGTCTTCCCGCACCACCGGGTGCACCATCACGGTCGACGGCGGCGTGGCGGGGGCGTACGTGCGGTGA
- a CDS encoding Hsp20/alpha crystallin family protein encodes MAIERFRRGHQLEDRREPAGPWDWGLVWEPLRNLWERGPLQGWGVDFPALDVYETEKDVVVEAELPGVEPEDVEVDVVDHQLRIRGEVRRSEQRHDRGVYRRERRFGSFVRTVSLPDEVDLEQARATMQQGVLKLRLPKKEGFRRRIPIERGG; translated from the coding sequence ATGGCCATCGAGCGTTTCCGGCGCGGCCACCAGCTCGAGGACCGGCGGGAGCCGGCCGGCCCCTGGGACTGGGGACTGGTCTGGGAGCCCCTGCGAAACCTGTGGGAGCGAGGACCGCTCCAGGGATGGGGGGTGGACTTCCCGGCGCTCGACGTCTACGAGACGGAGAAAGACGTCGTCGTCGAGGCGGAGCTGCCGGGCGTGGAGCCCGAGGACGTGGAGGTCGACGTGGTCGACCACCAGCTGCGCATCCGGGGGGAGGTGCGCCGTTCCGAGCAACGCCATGACCGGGGCGTCTACCGGCGAGAGCGGCGCTTCGGCTCGTTCGTGCGAACCGTGAGCCTGCCCGACGAGGTCGACCTGGAGCAGGCCAGGGCCACCATGCAGCAGGGAGTGCTGAAGCTCCGTCTTCCCAAGAAGGAGGGTTTCCGGCGCCGGATCCCCATCGAGCGCGGCGGGTGA
- the rhaI gene encoding L-rhamnose isomerase has protein sequence MSKTTDWNARYRMLVEELEADGVQVDVARERLLRQHVETPSWGYADSGTRFKVFHQAGAARTPFEKLEDAAQVMRYTGIARSVAIHVPWDKVDDYAALKRRAEELGIAIGAVNPNLFQDDDYRFGSLAHPDEKVRKKAIAHVLECIDIMRQTGSRDLSLWLADGTDYPGQDDLRARKRRLEESLAEIYRGLDPHMRLLLEYKLFEPAFYSTDVPDWGTAFLHVTRLGPQAYVLVDLGHHAHGVNVEQIVAFLLDERRLGGFHFNARKYADDDLTTGSINPYELFLIYAELAAAEERNGGRLDVAYMIDQSHNTKPKVEATIQSVVALQEAYARALLINRKRLEAAQQAQDVVAAEEELLKAFRRDVTPLLVQVRRELGVPEDPLEAFRRSGYAESAARARG, from the coding sequence ATGTCTAAAACCACCGACTGGAACGCGCGCTACCGGATGCTGGTCGAAGAGCTGGAGGCCGACGGCGTCCAGGTGGACGTGGCCCGGGAGCGCCTGCTGCGCCAGCACGTAGAGACCCCTTCGTGGGGGTATGCCGACAGCGGCACGCGGTTCAAGGTGTTCCACCAGGCAGGTGCGGCCCGCACGCCGTTCGAGAAACTCGAGGACGCCGCCCAGGTCATGCGCTACACGGGCATCGCCCGCAGCGTGGCCATCCACGTCCCGTGGGACAAGGTCGACGACTACGCGGCGCTCAAGCGCCGCGCCGAGGAGCTCGGCATCGCCATCGGCGCCGTCAACCCCAACCTCTTCCAGGACGATGACTACCGCTTCGGCAGCCTCGCACACCCTGACGAGAAGGTGCGCAAGAAGGCCATCGCTCACGTGCTCGAGTGCATCGACATCATGCGCCAGACCGGCTCCCGGGACTTGAGCTTGTGGCTGGCCGACGGCACGGACTACCCGGGCCAGGACGACCTGCGTGCTCGCAAGCGCCGGCTCGAGGAGAGCCTGGCGGAGATCTACCGCGGCCTCGATCCCCATATGCGGCTGCTGCTCGAGTACAAGCTTTTCGAACCCGCCTTCTACTCCACCGACGTACCGGACTGGGGCACGGCGTTTTTGCACGTCACCAGGCTCGGGCCGCAAGCTTACGTGCTCGTGGATCTGGGGCACCACGCGCACGGGGTCAACGTCGAGCAGATCGTGGCGTTTCTCCTGGACGAACGGCGGCTCGGCGGGTTTCACTTCAATGCGCGCAAGTACGCCGACGACGACCTGACTACCGGCTCCATCAACCCGTACGAGCTCTTCCTCATCTACGCCGAGCTGGCGGCGGCCGAGGAGCGTAACGGTGGCCGGCTGGACGTGGCCTACATGATCGACCAGAGCCACAACACCAAGCCCAAAGTGGAGGCGACCATCCAGTCGGTCGTCGCGCTGCAGGAGGCCTACGCCCGGGCCTTGCTCATCAACCGCAAGCGCCTCGAGGCAGCGCAGCAGGCTCAGGACGTGGTCGCGGCCGAGGAGGAGCTGCTCAAGGCCTTCCGCCGGGACGTCACGCCTCTTCTCGTCCAGGTGCGCCGGGAGCTCGGCGTGCCGGAGGATCCGCTCGAGGCGTTTCGCCGCAGCGGGTATGCGGAGTCGGCGGCCAGAGCAAGGGGGTGA